From Pan troglodytes isolate AG18354 chromosome 11, NHGRI_mPanTro3-v2.0_pri, whole genome shotgun sequence, the proteins below share one genomic window:
- the TMEM8B gene encoding transmembrane protein 8B isoform X4, with amino-acid sequence MNMPQSLGNQPLPPEPPSLGTPAEGPGTTSPPEHCWPVRPTLRNELDTFSVHFYIFFGPSVALPPERPAVFAMRLLPVLDSGGVLSLELQLNASSVRQENVTVFGCLTHEVPLSLGDAAVTCSKESLAGFLLSVSATTRVARLRIPFPQTGTWFLALRSLCGVGPRFVRCRNATAEVRMRTFLSPCVDDCGPYGQCKLLRTHNYLYAACECKAGWRGWGCTDSADALTYGFQLLSTLLLCLSNLMFLPPVVLAIRSRYVLEAAVYTFTMFFSTFYHACDQPGIVVFCIMDYDVLQFCDFLGSLMSVWVTVIAMARLQPVVKQVLYLLGAMLLSMALQLDRHGLWNLLGPSLFALGILATAWYAASAAGTATHPRGAAGFSTCALAALLQAVPSCFMLLWRPGTTTSTFTAFGICSLRAVWASCCPLVPRLTTGSRLEPGPGAVVTSYASTSRRSWASWAQEGPLSAASVSAERDFGPGPEGI; translated from the exons ATGAACATGCCCCAGTCCCTGGGCAACCAGCCACTGCCCCCAGAGCCGCCATCCCTTGGAACCCCTGCGGAGGGGCCTGGGACCACGTCCCCACCCGAGCACTGCTGGCCAGTGCGCCCGACTCTGCGCAACGAGCTGGACACCTTCTCTGTCCACTTCTACATCTTCTTTGGCCCAAGTGTGGCCCTTCCCCCTGAGCGCCCAGCCGTGTTCGCCATGAGGCTGTTGCCAGTGCTGGACAGTGGAGGCGTCCTCAGCCTGGAGCTTCAGCTCAATGCG AGCTCCGTGCGCCAGGAAAACGTGACGGTGTTTGGATGCTTGACTCACGAGGTGCCCTTGAGCCTGGGGGATGCAGCAGTGACCTGTTCCAAAG aGTCCCTGGCCGGCTTCCTCCTCTCTGTCAGTGCCACCACCAGGGTTGCCAGGCTGCGAATCCCATTCCCGCAGACGGGGACCTGGTTCCTGGCCCTCCGCTCCCTGTGCGGGGTGGGGCCTCG GTTCGTGCGGTGCCGCAACGCGACGGCCGAGGTGCGGATGCGCACCTTCCTGTCCCCATGCGTGGACGACTGCGGGCCCTACGGCCAGTGCAAGCTGCTGCGCACACACAATTATCTGTACGCAGCCTGCGAGTGCAAGGCCG GGTGGAGAGGCTGGGGCTGCACCGACAGTGCAGATGCGCTCACCTATGGATTCCAGCTGCTGTCCACACTCCTGCTCTGCCTGAGCAACCTCATGTTTCTGCCACCTGTGGTCCTGGCCATTCGGAGTCGATATGTGCTGGAAGCGGCAGTCTACACCTTCACCATGTTCTTCTCCACG TTCTATCATGCCTGTGACCAGCCAGGCATCGTGGTTTTCTGCATCATGGACTACGATGTGCTGCAGTTCTGTGATTTCCTGGGCTCCTTAATGTCCGTGTGGGTCACTGTCATTGCCATGGCTCGTTTACAGCCCGTGGTCAAGCAG GTGCTGTATTTGCTGGGAGCTATGCTGCTGTCCATGGCTCTGCAGCTTGACCGACATGGACTCTGGAACCTGCTTGGACCCAGTCTCTTCGCCCTGGGGATCTTGGCCACAGCCTGG TACGCAGCGTCCGCCGCCGGCACTGCTACCCACCCACGTGGCGCCGCTGGCTTTTCTACTTGTGCCCTGGCAGCCTTATTGCAGGCAGTGCCGTCCTGCTTTATGCTTTTGTGGAGACCCGGGACAACTACTTCTACATTCACAGCATTTGGCATATGCTCATTGCGGGCAGTGTGGGCTTCCTGCTGCCCCCTCGTGCCAAGACTGACCACAGGGTCCCGTCTGGAGCCCGGGCCCGGGGCTGTGGTTACCAGCTATGCATCAAcgagcaggaggagctgggcctcgTGGGCCCAGGAGGGGCCACTGTCAGCAGCATCTGTGTCAGCTGAGAGGGACTTTGGGCCTGGGCCTGAGGGGATATGA
- the TMEM8B gene encoding transmembrane protein 8B isoform X1: MAQPLSRPLVLSQSPPWPPAPPSPRFPHRPQPLPGSPSRTPFQSLPLAWPPSRPRPSFHPLSQIPAQALSQPHSQCLLKALAQPRPLLQSPSQPLLPSHSLPLFKPQCPAQPKPLSQPLPSSLCLPKSLPLVPPISHTLPLSQPRLKSGFQLPPALLLLLLFSVLGPGAGGLFLTDYSTCSPRKLSPFRSFASTELFHFHVPEDTFLAVWNLIIFKEQGGTFGDHCPDQSVTVYFRSGAPPVINPLHTHFPGDTAVPGVFSLTLSWTLPNRTSGIFNVSSPLPGDWFLAAHLPQAHGHISVKGLQDECQYLLQPQLIVRRLLDVAVLVPGRPSEQTLSPHNRSALYKVFVPSFTYRVSAQLVCVGGRGVSACPLSLRLRPKAPPLHNSSSVACGGASGCQLELALPPWGHWVYVRVETSSRGPGRTIRFQLCVRLQECPQPGLLRALVPGAAMNMPQSLGNQPLPPEPPSLGTPAEGPGTTSPPEHCWPVRPTLRNELDTFSVHFYIFFGPSVALPPERPAVFAMRLLPVLDSGGVLSLELQLNASSVRQENVTVFGCLTHEVPLSLGDAAVTCSKESLAGFLLSVSATTRVARLRIPFPQTGTWFLALRSLCGVGPRFVRCRNATAEVRMRTFLSPCVDDCGPYGQCKLLRTHNYLYAACECKAGWRGWGCTDSADALTYGFQLLSTLLLCLSNLMFLPPVVLAIRSRYVLEAAVYTFTMFFSTFYHACDQPGIVVFCIMDYDVLQFCDFLGSLMSVWVTVIAMARLQPVVKQVLYLLGAMLLSMALQLDRHGLWNLLGPSLFALGILATAWYAASAAGTATHPRGAAGFSTCALAALLQAVPSCFMLLWRPGTTTSTFTAFGICSLRAVWASCCPLVPRLTTGSRLEPGPGAVVTSYASTSRRSWASWAQEGPLSAASVSAERDFGPGPEGI; encoded by the exons ATGGCCCAGCCCTTGTCCCGGCCCCTCGTCCTATCCCAATCCCCGCCTTGGCCCCCAGCCCCGCCCTCGCCCCGCTTCCCACATcggccccagcccctgcctgggtCCCCATCCAGGACCCCCTTCCAGTCTCTGCCCCTGGCCTGGCCCCCATCCCGGCCTCGGCCCTCGTTCCACCCCCTGTCACAAATCCCAGCCCAGGCCCTGTCCCAGCCCCATTCCCAGTGTTTGCTTAAGGCCCTGGCTCAACCCCGTCCCTTGCTGCAGTCCCCATCACAGCCCCTCCTTCCATCCCACTCCCTGCCCTTGTTCAAGCCCCAGTGTCCAGCCCAGCCCAAACCATTATCTCAGCCTTTGCCCTCATCTCTGTGTTTACCCAAGTCTCTCCCTCTAGTCCCCCCTATCTCTCATACTCTGCCCCTCTCCCAGCCTAGACTCAAGTCTGGGTTTCAGCTGCCGCCAGCCCTATTGCTGCTGTTGCTGTTCTCTGTCCTTGGCCCAGGGGCTG GAGGCCTTTTCCTGACTGATTACTCCACCTGCTCACCCCGCAAGCTGAGTCCTTTCCGCTCCTTTGCCAGCACCGAGCTCTTCCACTTCCATGTTCCTGAGGACACATTCCTGGCTGTTTGGAACCTCATCATCTTCAAGGAGCAAGGGGGAACTTTTGGGGACCACTGCCCAGACCAAAGTGTGACTGT GTATTTCCGGTCCGGGGCACCCCCTGTCATCAATCCCCTGCATACACACTTCCCAGGGGACACAGCTGTGCCTGGGGTTTTCTCACTGACCCTCAGCTGGACACTGCCCAACCGCACCTCAGGCATCTTTAACGTCAGCAGCCCCTTACCTGGGGACTGGTTCTTGGCTGCCCACCTTCCCCAGGCCCACGGCCACATCTCTGTCAAG GGTCTCCAGGATGAGTGTCAGTACCTCCTTCAGCCGCAGCTGATTGTCCGGCGTTTGCTGGACGTCGCTGTGCTGGTTCCTGGCCGGCCCtcagagcaaaccctctccccacACAATCGCTCAGCCCTGTACAA GGTCTTTGTGCCCAGCTTCACTTACAGGGTTTCAGCACAgctggtgtgtgtggggggccgTGGGGTATCTGCCTGCCCCCTGTCACTGCGTCTGCGTCCCAAAGCCCCACCCCTGCACAACTCAAGCTCTGTGGCCTGTGGAGGTGCCTCAGgatgccagctggagctggcACTGCCCCCCTGGGGGCACTGGGTCTACGTGCGTGTGGAAACGTCATCCCGGGGCCCTGGTAGGACCATCCGCTTCCAGCTGTGTGTGCGGTTGCAAG AGTGCCCACAGCCCGGCCTGCTCCGAGCCCTGGTCCCTGGAGCTGCCATGAACATGCCCCAGTCCCTGGGCAACCAGCCACTGCCCCCAGAGCCGCCATCCCTTGGAACCCCTGCGGAGGGGCCTGGGACCACGTCCCCACCCGAGCACTGCTGGCCAGTGCGCCCGACTCTGCGCAACGAGCTGGACACCTTCTCTGTCCACTTCTACATCTTCTTTGGCCCAAGTGTGGCCCTTCCCCCTGAGCGCCCAGCCGTGTTCGCCATGAGGCTGTTGCCAGTGCTGGACAGTGGAGGCGTCCTCAGCCTGGAGCTTCAGCTCAATGCG AGCTCCGTGCGCCAGGAAAACGTGACGGTGTTTGGATGCTTGACTCACGAGGTGCCCTTGAGCCTGGGGGATGCAGCAGTGACCTGTTCCAAAG aGTCCCTGGCCGGCTTCCTCCTCTCTGTCAGTGCCACCACCAGGGTTGCCAGGCTGCGAATCCCATTCCCGCAGACGGGGACCTGGTTCCTGGCCCTCCGCTCCCTGTGCGGGGTGGGGCCTCG GTTCGTGCGGTGCCGCAACGCGACGGCCGAGGTGCGGATGCGCACCTTCCTGTCCCCATGCGTGGACGACTGCGGGCCCTACGGCCAGTGCAAGCTGCTGCGCACACACAATTATCTGTACGCAGCCTGCGAGTGCAAGGCCG GGTGGAGAGGCTGGGGCTGCACCGACAGTGCAGATGCGCTCACCTATGGATTCCAGCTGCTGTCCACACTCCTGCTCTGCCTGAGCAACCTCATGTTTCTGCCACCTGTGGTCCTGGCCATTCGGAGTCGATATGTGCTGGAAGCGGCAGTCTACACCTTCACCATGTTCTTCTCCACG TTCTATCATGCCTGTGACCAGCCAGGCATCGTGGTTTTCTGCATCATGGACTACGATGTGCTGCAGTTCTGTGATTTCCTGGGCTCCTTAATGTCCGTGTGGGTCACTGTCATTGCCATGGCTCGTTTACAGCCCGTGGTCAAGCAG GTGCTGTATTTGCTGGGAGCTATGCTGCTGTCCATGGCTCTGCAGCTTGACCGACATGGACTCTGGAACCTGCTTGGACCCAGTCTCTTCGCCCTGGGGATCTTGGCCACAGCCTGG TACGCAGCGTCCGCCGCCGGCACTGCTACCCACCCACGTGGCGCCGCTGGCTTTTCTACTTGTGCCCTGGCAGCCTTATTGCAGGCAGTGCCGTCCTGCTTTATGCTTTTGTGGAGACCCGGGACAACTACTTCTACATTCACAGCATTTGGCATATGCTCATTGCGGGCAGTGTGGGCTTCCTGCTGCCCCCTCGTGCCAAGACTGACCACAGGGTCCCGTCTGGAGCCCGGGCCCGGGGCTGTGGTTACCAGCTATGCATCAAcgagcaggaggagctgggcctcgTGGGCCCAGGAGGGGCCACTGTCAGCAGCATCTGTGTCAGCTGAGAGGGACTTTGGGCCTGGGCCTGAGGGGATATGA
- the TMEM8B gene encoding transmembrane protein 8B isoform X5 translates to MNMPQSLGNQPLPPEPPSLGTPAEGPGTTSPPEHCWPVRPTLRNELDTFSVHFYIFFGPSVALPPERPAVFAMRLLPVLDSGGVLSLELQLNASSVRQENVTVFGCLTHEVPLSLGDAAVTCSKESLAGFLLSVSATTRVARLRIPFPQTGTWFLALRSLCGVGPRFVRCRNATAEVRMRTFLSPCVDDCGPYGQCKLLRTHNYLYAACECKAGWRGWGCTDSADALTYGFQLLSTLLLCLSNLMFLPPVVLAIRSRYVLEAAVYTFTMFFSTFYHACDQPGIVVFCIMDYDVLQFCDFLGSLMSVWVTVIAMARLQPVVKQVLYLLGAMLLSMALQLDRHGLWNLLGPSLFALGILATAWTVRSVRRRHCYPPTWRRWLFYLCPGSLIAGSAVLLYAFVETRDNYFYIHSIWHMLIAGSVGFLLPPRAKTDHRVPSGARARGCGYQLCINEQEELGLVGPGGATVSSICVS, encoded by the exons ATGAACATGCCCCAGTCCCTGGGCAACCAGCCACTGCCCCCAGAGCCGCCATCCCTTGGAACCCCTGCGGAGGGGCCTGGGACCACGTCCCCACCCGAGCACTGCTGGCCAGTGCGCCCGACTCTGCGCAACGAGCTGGACACCTTCTCTGTCCACTTCTACATCTTCTTTGGCCCAAGTGTGGCCCTTCCCCCTGAGCGCCCAGCCGTGTTCGCCATGAGGCTGTTGCCAGTGCTGGACAGTGGAGGCGTCCTCAGCCTGGAGCTTCAGCTCAATGCG AGCTCCGTGCGCCAGGAAAACGTGACGGTGTTTGGATGCTTGACTCACGAGGTGCCCTTGAGCCTGGGGGATGCAGCAGTGACCTGTTCCAAAG aGTCCCTGGCCGGCTTCCTCCTCTCTGTCAGTGCCACCACCAGGGTTGCCAGGCTGCGAATCCCATTCCCGCAGACGGGGACCTGGTTCCTGGCCCTCCGCTCCCTGTGCGGGGTGGGGCCTCG GTTCGTGCGGTGCCGCAACGCGACGGCCGAGGTGCGGATGCGCACCTTCCTGTCCCCATGCGTGGACGACTGCGGGCCCTACGGCCAGTGCAAGCTGCTGCGCACACACAATTATCTGTACGCAGCCTGCGAGTGCAAGGCCG GGTGGAGAGGCTGGGGCTGCACCGACAGTGCAGATGCGCTCACCTATGGATTCCAGCTGCTGTCCACACTCCTGCTCTGCCTGAGCAACCTCATGTTTCTGCCACCTGTGGTCCTGGCCATTCGGAGTCGATATGTGCTGGAAGCGGCAGTCTACACCTTCACCATGTTCTTCTCCACG TTCTATCATGCCTGTGACCAGCCAGGCATCGTGGTTTTCTGCATCATGGACTACGATGTGCTGCAGTTCTGTGATTTCCTGGGCTCCTTAATGTCCGTGTGGGTCACTGTCATTGCCATGGCTCGTTTACAGCCCGTGGTCAAGCAG GTGCTGTATTTGCTGGGAGCTATGCTGCTGTCCATGGCTCTGCAGCTTGACCGACATGGACTCTGGAACCTGCTTGGACCCAGTCTCTTCGCCCTGGGGATCTTGGCCACAGCCTGG ACAGTACGCAGCGTCCGCCGCCGGCACTGCTACCCACCCACGTGGCGCCGCTGGCTTTTCTACTTGTGCCCTGGCAGCCTTATTGCAGGCAGTGCCGTCCTGCTTTATGCTTTTGTGGAGACCCGGGACAACTACTTCTACATTCACAGCATTTGGCATATGCTCATTGCGGGCAGTGTGGGCTTCCTGCTGCCCCCTCGTGCCAAGACTGACCACAGGGTCCCGTCTGGAGCCCGGGCCCGGGGCTGTGGTTACCAGCTATGCATCAAcgagcaggaggagctgggcctcgTGGGCCCAGGAGGGGCCACTGTCAGCAGCATCTGTGTCAGCTGA
- the TMEM8B gene encoding transmembrane protein 8B isoform X2 translates to MAQPLSRPLVLSQSPPWPPAPPSPRFPHRPQPLPGSPSRTPFQSLPLAWPPSRPRPSFHPLSQIPAQALSQPHSQCLLKALAQPRPLLQSPSQPLLPSHSLPLFKPQCPAQPKPLSQPLPSSLCLPKSLPLVPPISHTLPLSQPRLKSGFQLPPALLLLLLFSVLGPGAGGLFLTDYSTCSPRKLSPFRSFASTELFHFHVPEDTFLAVWNLIIFKEQGGTFGDHCPDQSVTVYFRSGAPPVINPLHTHFPGDTAVPGVFSLTLSWTLPNRTSGIFNVSSPLPGDWFLAAHLPQAHGHISVKGLQDECQYLLQPQLIVRRLLDVAVLVPGRPSEQTLSPHNRSALYKVFVPSFTYRVSAQLVCVGGRGVSACPLSLRLRPKAPPLHNSSSVACGGASGCQLELALPPWGHWVYVRVETSSRGPGRTIRFQLCVRLQECPQPGLLRALVPGAAMNMPQSLGNQPLPPEPPSLGTPAEGPGTTSPPEHCWPVRPTLRNELDTFSVHFYIFFGPSVALPPERPAVFAMRLLPVLDSGGVLSLELQLNASSVRQENVTVFGCLTHEVPLSLGDAAVTCSKESLAGFLLSVSATTRVARLRIPFPQTGTWFLALRSLCGVGPRFVRCRNATAEVRMRTFLSPCVDDCGPYGQCKLLRTHNYLYAACECKAGWRGWGCTDSADALTYGFQLLSTLLLCLSNLMFLPPVVLAIRSRYVLEAAVYTFTMFFSTFYHACDQPGIVVFCIMDYDVLQFCDFLGSLMSVWVTVIAMARLQPVVKQVLYLLGAMLLSMALQLDRHGLWNLLGPSLFALGILATAWTVRSVRRRHCYPPTWRRWLFYLCPGSLIAGSAVLLYAFVETRDNYFYIHSIWHMLIAGSVGFLLPPRAKTDHRVPSGARARGCGYQLCINEQEELGLVGPGGATVSSICVS, encoded by the exons ATGGCCCAGCCCTTGTCCCGGCCCCTCGTCCTATCCCAATCCCCGCCTTGGCCCCCAGCCCCGCCCTCGCCCCGCTTCCCACATcggccccagcccctgcctgggtCCCCATCCAGGACCCCCTTCCAGTCTCTGCCCCTGGCCTGGCCCCCATCCCGGCCTCGGCCCTCGTTCCACCCCCTGTCACAAATCCCAGCCCAGGCCCTGTCCCAGCCCCATTCCCAGTGTTTGCTTAAGGCCCTGGCTCAACCCCGTCCCTTGCTGCAGTCCCCATCACAGCCCCTCCTTCCATCCCACTCCCTGCCCTTGTTCAAGCCCCAGTGTCCAGCCCAGCCCAAACCATTATCTCAGCCTTTGCCCTCATCTCTGTGTTTACCCAAGTCTCTCCCTCTAGTCCCCCCTATCTCTCATACTCTGCCCCTCTCCCAGCCTAGACTCAAGTCTGGGTTTCAGCTGCCGCCAGCCCTATTGCTGCTGTTGCTGTTCTCTGTCCTTGGCCCAGGGGCTG GAGGCCTTTTCCTGACTGATTACTCCACCTGCTCACCCCGCAAGCTGAGTCCTTTCCGCTCCTTTGCCAGCACCGAGCTCTTCCACTTCCATGTTCCTGAGGACACATTCCTGGCTGTTTGGAACCTCATCATCTTCAAGGAGCAAGGGGGAACTTTTGGGGACCACTGCCCAGACCAAAGTGTGACTGT GTATTTCCGGTCCGGGGCACCCCCTGTCATCAATCCCCTGCATACACACTTCCCAGGGGACACAGCTGTGCCTGGGGTTTTCTCACTGACCCTCAGCTGGACACTGCCCAACCGCACCTCAGGCATCTTTAACGTCAGCAGCCCCTTACCTGGGGACTGGTTCTTGGCTGCCCACCTTCCCCAGGCCCACGGCCACATCTCTGTCAAG GGTCTCCAGGATGAGTGTCAGTACCTCCTTCAGCCGCAGCTGATTGTCCGGCGTTTGCTGGACGTCGCTGTGCTGGTTCCTGGCCGGCCCtcagagcaaaccctctccccacACAATCGCTCAGCCCTGTACAA GGTCTTTGTGCCCAGCTTCACTTACAGGGTTTCAGCACAgctggtgtgtgtggggggccgTGGGGTATCTGCCTGCCCCCTGTCACTGCGTCTGCGTCCCAAAGCCCCACCCCTGCACAACTCAAGCTCTGTGGCCTGTGGAGGTGCCTCAGgatgccagctggagctggcACTGCCCCCCTGGGGGCACTGGGTCTACGTGCGTGTGGAAACGTCATCCCGGGGCCCTGGTAGGACCATCCGCTTCCAGCTGTGTGTGCGGTTGCAAG AGTGCCCACAGCCCGGCCTGCTCCGAGCCCTGGTCCCTGGAGCTGCCATGAACATGCCCCAGTCCCTGGGCAACCAGCCACTGCCCCCAGAGCCGCCATCCCTTGGAACCCCTGCGGAGGGGCCTGGGACCACGTCCCCACCCGAGCACTGCTGGCCAGTGCGCCCGACTCTGCGCAACGAGCTGGACACCTTCTCTGTCCACTTCTACATCTTCTTTGGCCCAAGTGTGGCCCTTCCCCCTGAGCGCCCAGCCGTGTTCGCCATGAGGCTGTTGCCAGTGCTGGACAGTGGAGGCGTCCTCAGCCTGGAGCTTCAGCTCAATGCG AGCTCCGTGCGCCAGGAAAACGTGACGGTGTTTGGATGCTTGACTCACGAGGTGCCCTTGAGCCTGGGGGATGCAGCAGTGACCTGTTCCAAAG aGTCCCTGGCCGGCTTCCTCCTCTCTGTCAGTGCCACCACCAGGGTTGCCAGGCTGCGAATCCCATTCCCGCAGACGGGGACCTGGTTCCTGGCCCTCCGCTCCCTGTGCGGGGTGGGGCCTCG GTTCGTGCGGTGCCGCAACGCGACGGCCGAGGTGCGGATGCGCACCTTCCTGTCCCCATGCGTGGACGACTGCGGGCCCTACGGCCAGTGCAAGCTGCTGCGCACACACAATTATCTGTACGCAGCCTGCGAGTGCAAGGCCG GGTGGAGAGGCTGGGGCTGCACCGACAGTGCAGATGCGCTCACCTATGGATTCCAGCTGCTGTCCACACTCCTGCTCTGCCTGAGCAACCTCATGTTTCTGCCACCTGTGGTCCTGGCCATTCGGAGTCGATATGTGCTGGAAGCGGCAGTCTACACCTTCACCATGTTCTTCTCCACG TTCTATCATGCCTGTGACCAGCCAGGCATCGTGGTTTTCTGCATCATGGACTACGATGTGCTGCAGTTCTGTGATTTCCTGGGCTCCTTAATGTCCGTGTGGGTCACTGTCATTGCCATGGCTCGTTTACAGCCCGTGGTCAAGCAG GTGCTGTATTTGCTGGGAGCTATGCTGCTGTCCATGGCTCTGCAGCTTGACCGACATGGACTCTGGAACCTGCTTGGACCCAGTCTCTTCGCCCTGGGGATCTTGGCCACAGCCTGG ACAGTACGCAGCGTCCGCCGCCGGCACTGCTACCCACCCACGTGGCGCCGCTGGCTTTTCTACTTGTGCCCTGGCAGCCTTATTGCAGGCAGTGCCGTCCTGCTTTATGCTTTTGTGGAGACCCGGGACAACTACTTCTACATTCACAGCATTTGGCATATGCTCATTGCGGGCAGTGTGGGCTTCCTGCTGCCCCCTCGTGCCAAGACTGACCACAGGGTCCCGTCTGGAGCCCGGGCCCGGGGCTGTGGTTACCAGCTATGCATCAAcgagcaggaggagctgggcctcgTGGGCCCAGGAGGGGCCACTGTCAGCAGCATCTGTGTCAGCTGA
- the TMEM8B gene encoding transmembrane protein 8B isoform X6 has product MNMPQSLGNQPLPPEPPSLGTPAEGPGTTSPPEHCWPVRPTLRNELDTFSVHFYIFFGPSVALPPERPAVFAMRLLPVLDSGGVLSLELQLNASSVRQENVTVFGCLTHEVPLSLGDAAVTCSKESLAGFLLSVSATTRVARLRIPFPQTGTWFLALRSLCGVGPRFVRCRNATAEVRMRTFLSPCVDDCGPYGQCKLLRTHNYLYAACECKAGWRGWGCTDSADALTYGFQLLSTLLLCLSNLMFLPPVVLAIRSRYVLEAAVYTFTMFFSTVCGGVCILSLGACACWWVTVCISTTFSEGLGMSVPSLCLLQTETAVLPKLSCIDNGHFCKAHWSK; this is encoded by the exons ATGAACATGCCCCAGTCCCTGGGCAACCAGCCACTGCCCCCAGAGCCGCCATCCCTTGGAACCCCTGCGGAGGGGCCTGGGACCACGTCCCCACCCGAGCACTGCTGGCCAGTGCGCCCGACTCTGCGCAACGAGCTGGACACCTTCTCTGTCCACTTCTACATCTTCTTTGGCCCAAGTGTGGCCCTTCCCCCTGAGCGCCCAGCCGTGTTCGCCATGAGGCTGTTGCCAGTGCTGGACAGTGGAGGCGTCCTCAGCCTGGAGCTTCAGCTCAATGCG AGCTCCGTGCGCCAGGAAAACGTGACGGTGTTTGGATGCTTGACTCACGAGGTGCCCTTGAGCCTGGGGGATGCAGCAGTGACCTGTTCCAAAG aGTCCCTGGCCGGCTTCCTCCTCTCTGTCAGTGCCACCACCAGGGTTGCCAGGCTGCGAATCCCATTCCCGCAGACGGGGACCTGGTTCCTGGCCCTCCGCTCCCTGTGCGGGGTGGGGCCTCG GTTCGTGCGGTGCCGCAACGCGACGGCCGAGGTGCGGATGCGCACCTTCCTGTCCCCATGCGTGGACGACTGCGGGCCCTACGGCCAGTGCAAGCTGCTGCGCACACACAATTATCTGTACGCAGCCTGCGAGTGCAAGGCCG GGTGGAGAGGCTGGGGCTGCACCGACAGTGCAGATGCGCTCACCTATGGATTCCAGCTGCTGTCCACACTCCTGCTCTGCCTGAGCAACCTCATGTTTCTGCCACCTGTGGTCCTGGCCATTCGGAGTCGATATGTGCTGGAAGCGGCAGTCTACACCTTCACCATGTTCTTCTCCACGGTATGCGGTGGTGTCTGCATCTTATCACTGGGTGCTTGTGCATGTTGGTGGGTCACAGTCTGTATTTCCACCACGTTCTCCGAGGGTTTGGGAATGTCTGTGCCTTCACTGTGTCTTCTACAGACAGAGACAGCAGTGCTTCCCAAACTGTCATGCATAGATAATGGTCATTTTTGTAAGGCACATTGGAGTAAATGA